The Gambusia affinis linkage group LG11, SWU_Gaff_1.0, whole genome shotgun sequence genome contains a region encoding:
- the LOC122840123 gene encoding hatching enzyme 1.2 isoform X2: MEQIILLCALSACLSAVNAQKYLLSPKWIPVGLREPEGKKEGTAMDQIIKVNEFHGSHVIDGSTTLREGDIAVSTGRRSKICFARSCLWSKSVDGHVYVAYTLSPDYSDIETKLIKEGMDNIEDSTCIRFVPRTHQRDYIDIQPKSGCWSYLGSRGGKQTLSLQNPDCMHIGVISHEFMHSLGFVHEQSRFDRDNYVTIMWPNIWRDRVRNFEKFKTENLDLPYDFGSIMHFGMYAYSMAGEPTIVPKNGRNVKLGQASSLSHVDKLKINRLYQCAVNDD, encoded by the exons ATGGAGCAGATTATCCTGCTGTGTGCGCTCTCAGCTTGTCTCTCGGCCGTGAATGCTCAG aaatatttgctCAGTCCCAAATGGATACCTGTTGGTTTGaggg agcctgaaggaaaaaaagagggcACTGCAATGGATCAAATAATTAAAGTCAATGAGTTTCATG GTTCCCACGTCATCGACGGTTCCACCACCCTCAGAGAGGGAGATATTGCTGTGTCCACTGGAAGGCGCTCAAAGATCTGCTTCGCCCGGAGCTGCCTCTGGTCCAAATCTGTGGATGGACATGTCTACGTTGCCTACACACTCTCACCTGATTACT ctgaCATCGAGACAAAGCTGATAAAGGAGGGAATGGACAACATAGAGGACAGCACCTGCATCCGTTTTGTTCCACGAACTCACCAAAGAGACTACATCGACATCCAGCCAAAGTCAGG ATGTTGGTCCTACCTTGGCTCTCGTGGAGGAAAACAGACCCTGTCGCTCCAGAATCCAGACTGCATGCATATTGGAGTGATTTCCCATGAGTTTATGCATTCCCTGGGCTTTGTGCATGAGCAGTCCCGCTTTGACCGCGACAACTATGTCACCATCATGTGGCCGAACATTTGGAGAG aTCGAGTAAGAAACTTTGAGAAGtttaagacagaaaatctgGACCTGCCGTATGACTTTGGCTCAATTATGCACTTTGGGAT GTATGCCTATTCAATGGCCGGGGAACCAACCATCGTCCCAAAGAACGGCAGGAACGTTAAGCTCGGCCAGGCATCATCTCTCAGTCACGTTGACAAGCTAAAAATCAACAGGCTTTATCAATGCG CCGTGAATGATGATTAG
- the LOC122840123 gene encoding hatching enzyme 1.2 isoform X1: MEERVAVLHVEICLLLSSCFFFFFSLQKYLLSPKWIPVGLREPEGKKEGTAMDQIIKVNEFHGSHVIDGSTTLREGDIAVSTGRRSKICFARSCLWSKSVDGHVYVAYTLSPDYSDIETKLIKEGMDNIEDSTCIRFVPRTHQRDYIDIQPKSGCWSYLGSRGGKQTLSLQNPDCMHIGVISHEFMHSLGFVHEQSRFDRDNYVTIMWPNIWRDRVRNFEKFKTENLDLPYDFGSIMHFGMYAYSMAGEPTIVPKNGRNVKLGQASSLSHVDKLKINRLYQCAVNDD; encoded by the exons ATGGAAGAAAGAGTGGCGGTTTTACATGTAGAAATCTGCTTACTGCtcagttcttgttttttcttttttttttccttgcagaaatatttgctCAGTCCCAAATGGATACCTGTTGGTTTGaggg agcctgaaggaaaaaaagagggcACTGCAATGGATCAAATAATTAAAGTCAATGAGTTTCATG GTTCCCACGTCATCGACGGTTCCACCACCCTCAGAGAGGGAGATATTGCTGTGTCCACTGGAAGGCGCTCAAAGATCTGCTTCGCCCGGAGCTGCCTCTGGTCCAAATCTGTGGATGGACATGTCTACGTTGCCTACACACTCTCACCTGATTACT ctgaCATCGAGACAAAGCTGATAAAGGAGGGAATGGACAACATAGAGGACAGCACCTGCATCCGTTTTGTTCCACGAACTCACCAAAGAGACTACATCGACATCCAGCCAAAGTCAGG ATGTTGGTCCTACCTTGGCTCTCGTGGAGGAAAACAGACCCTGTCGCTCCAGAATCCAGACTGCATGCATATTGGAGTGATTTCCCATGAGTTTATGCATTCCCTGGGCTTTGTGCATGAGCAGTCCCGCTTTGACCGCGACAACTATGTCACCATCATGTGGCCGAACATTTGGAGAG aTCGAGTAAGAAACTTTGAGAAGtttaagacagaaaatctgGACCTGCCGTATGACTTTGGCTCAATTATGCACTTTGGGAT GTATGCCTATTCAATGGCCGGGGAACCAACCATCGTCCCAAAGAACGGCAGGAACGTTAAGCTCGGCCAGGCATCATCTCTCAGTCACGTTGACAAGCTAAAAATCAACAGGCTTTATCAATGCG CCGTGAATGATGATTAG
- the LOC122840123 gene encoding high choriolytic enzyme 1 isoform X3, whose translation MDQIIKVNEFHGSHVIDGSTTLREGDIAVSTGRRSKICFARSCLWSKSVDGHVYVAYTLSPDYSDIETKLIKEGMDNIEDSTCIRFVPRTHQRDYIDIQPKSGCWSYLGSRGGKQTLSLQNPDCMHIGVISHEFMHSLGFVHEQSRFDRDNYVTIMWPNIWRDRVRNFEKFKTENLDLPYDFGSIMHFGMYAYSMAGEPTIVPKNGRNVKLGQASSLSHVDKLKINRLYQCAVNDD comes from the exons ATGGATCAAATAATTAAAGTCAATGAGTTTCATG GTTCCCACGTCATCGACGGTTCCACCACCCTCAGAGAGGGAGATATTGCTGTGTCCACTGGAAGGCGCTCAAAGATCTGCTTCGCCCGGAGCTGCCTCTGGTCCAAATCTGTGGATGGACATGTCTACGTTGCCTACACACTCTCACCTGATTACT ctgaCATCGAGACAAAGCTGATAAAGGAGGGAATGGACAACATAGAGGACAGCACCTGCATCCGTTTTGTTCCACGAACTCACCAAAGAGACTACATCGACATCCAGCCAAAGTCAGG ATGTTGGTCCTACCTTGGCTCTCGTGGAGGAAAACAGACCCTGTCGCTCCAGAATCCAGACTGCATGCATATTGGAGTGATTTCCCATGAGTTTATGCATTCCCTGGGCTTTGTGCATGAGCAGTCCCGCTTTGACCGCGACAACTATGTCACCATCATGTGGCCGAACATTTGGAGAG aTCGAGTAAGAAACTTTGAGAAGtttaagacagaaaatctgGACCTGCCGTATGACTTTGGCTCAATTATGCACTTTGGGAT GTATGCCTATTCAATGGCCGGGGAACCAACCATCGTCCCAAAGAACGGCAGGAACGTTAAGCTCGGCCAGGCATCATCTCTCAGTCACGTTGACAAGCTAAAAATCAACAGGCTTTATCAATGCG CCGTGAATGATGATTAG
- the hce2l1 gene encoding hatching enzyme 1.2 isoform X1: MKASSGTTCCGSVVDLSKLHPLDDERSQPTLSSQEWSPISTEQWRRSGYIDLVKVGTLLSSDLKLGKPEKANMVSRVVLLGVLFGVLIPVDMVPVKNATGVHEGKLRLKRKYSGELFEEDELMDRDQMTAMDQILEVNSRLRAPRGLSFREGDIAYSYVRSAINCPGNNCLWPKSIDGFVYVPYILSPVYDDMDRITIETGMQEISSGTCIKFIPRTHEASFLDIQPRYGCWSFLGQTGGSQTLSLQTPGCMWSGIAAHEFMHALGFVHEQSRSDRDHYVTIVWKNILPEQIHNFRKQVTNNLNSPYDYSSVMHYGRYAFSEEGGPTIIPKPDPYIPIGQRDGPSALDLHKINLLYSCGTNE; encoded by the exons ATGAAGGCCAGCAGCGGGACCACCTGTTGCGGATCAGTAGTGGACTTGAGTAAATTACACCCGCTGGATGATGAGAGGTCTCAGCCCACGCTCTCATCACAGGAGTGGAGCCCAATCAGTACAGAGCAGTGGAGGAGAAGTGGGTATATAGATCTAGTGAAGGTGGGAACTTTGCTGAGCAGTGATCTGAAACTGGGGAAACCTGAAAAAGCAAATATGGTTTCTAGAGTTGTGCTTCTAGGCGTCTTGTTTGGAGTGCTCATCCCGGTGGATATGGTCCCCGTTAAG AATGCCACTGGCGTACATGAGGGCAAACTGAGACTGAAGAGGAAATACTCTGGTGAGCTCTTTGAAGAAG ATGAGCTCATGGATCGAGATCAAATGACTGCAATGGATCAGATCCTAGAAGTCAACAGCA GGCTGCGGGCACCTAGAGGACTGTCATTCAGAGAAGGAGATATTGCCTATTCATACGTGCGCAGTGCCATAAACTGCCCTGGGAATAACTGTCTGTGGCCTAAATCAATTGATGGATTTGTTTACGTTCCTTACATCCTGTCTCCTGTATACG ATGATATGGACAGAATCACAATAGAAACAGGAATGCAAGAAATTTCCTCTGGAACCTGCATCAAATTTATTCCTCGCACTCATGAGGCCAGCTTCCTCGACATCCAGCCTAGATACGG TTGCTGGTCTTTTCTGGGGCAGACTGGGGGAAGCCAGACCTTGTCACTGCAGACTCCTGGATGCATGTGGTCTGGGATTGCTGCTCATGAATTCATGCACGCCCTCGGCTTTGTGCATGAGCAATCCCGCTCGGACCGAGACCACTATGTCACCATTGTGTGGAAGAACATCTTGCCAG AACAAATACACAACTTCAGGAAACAGGTGACGAACAATCTGAACAGCCCATACGACTACAGTTCTGTCATGCATTATGGACG ATATGCCTTCTCTGAAGAAGGTGGACCAACAATCATCCCCAAACCAGACCCTTACATTCCTATTGGCCAGCGAGATGGACCAAGTGCACTTGACctgcataaaataaatcttctttaTAGCTGTG gtACTAATGAGTAA
- the hce2l1 gene encoding high choriolytic enzyme 1 isoform X2, which translates to MVSRVVLLGVLFGVLIPVDMVPVKNATGVHEGKLRLKRKYSDELMDRDQMTAMDQILEVNSRLRAPRGLSFREGDIAYSYVRSAINCPGNNCLWPKSIDGFVYVPYILSPVYDDMDRITIETGMQEISSGTCIKFIPRTHEASFLDIQPRYGCWSFLGQTGGSQTLSLQTPGCMWSGIAAHEFMHALGFVHEQSRSDRDHYVTIVWKNILPEQIHNFRKQVTNNLNSPYDYSSVMHYGRYAFSEEGGPTIIPKPDPYIPIGQRDGPSALDLHKINLLYSCGTNE; encoded by the exons ATGGTTTCTAGAGTTGTGCTTCTAGGCGTCTTGTTTGGAGTGCTCATCCCGGTGGATATGGTCCCCGTTAAG AATGCCACTGGCGTACATGAGGGCAAACTGAGACTGAAGAGGAAATACTCTG ATGAGCTCATGGATCGAGATCAAATGACTGCAATGGATCAGATCCTAGAAGTCAACAGCA GGCTGCGGGCACCTAGAGGACTGTCATTCAGAGAAGGAGATATTGCCTATTCATACGTGCGCAGTGCCATAAACTGCCCTGGGAATAACTGTCTGTGGCCTAAATCAATTGATGGATTTGTTTACGTTCCTTACATCCTGTCTCCTGTATACG ATGATATGGACAGAATCACAATAGAAACAGGAATGCAAGAAATTTCCTCTGGAACCTGCATCAAATTTATTCCTCGCACTCATGAGGCCAGCTTCCTCGACATCCAGCCTAGATACGG TTGCTGGTCTTTTCTGGGGCAGACTGGGGGAAGCCAGACCTTGTCACTGCAGACTCCTGGATGCATGTGGTCTGGGATTGCTGCTCATGAATTCATGCACGCCCTCGGCTTTGTGCATGAGCAATCCCGCTCGGACCGAGACCACTATGTCACCATTGTGTGGAAGAACATCTTGCCAG AACAAATACACAACTTCAGGAAACAGGTGACGAACAATCTGAACAGCCCATACGACTACAGTTCTGTCATGCATTATGGACG ATATGCCTTCTCTGAAGAAGGTGGACCAACAATCATCCCCAAACCAGACCCTTACATTCCTATTGGCCAGCGAGATGGACCAAGTGCACTTGACctgcataaaataaatcttctttaTAGCTGTG gtACTAATGAGTAA
- the tra2b gene encoding transformer-2 protein homolog beta isoform X1 codes for MSDNDKGRESRSASRSVSPRAPGKSASRSPARSKDGSHHSRSKSWSRSKSRSGSHSNHGSHKHYSHSRSRSRSGRRRSRSRSYSGERRHRSLSHSPMSNRRRHIGNRANPDPNACLGVFGLSLYTTERDLRDVFSKYGPLADVCIVYDQQSRRSRGFAFVYFENTADAKEAKDRANGMELDGRRIRVDFSITKRPHTPTPGIYMGRPTYGGGGGGGPGGPRRYSRDYDRGYDRGYDRGGYDRYDDRDYYRSYRRRSPSPYYRGAYRSRSRSRSYSPRRY; via the exons ATGAGCGACAATGATAAAGGCCGG GAGTCTCGCTCCGCTTCCAGGAGCGTGAGCCCCCGTGCCCCTGGGAAGTCGGCGAGCCGTTCTCCAGCTCGTTCAAAAGATGGATCCCACCATTCCCGTTCTAAGTCCTGGTCCCGCTCCAAGTCCAGATCAGG CTCCCATTCTAACCACGGCTCTCATAAGCACTACAGCCATTCCCGGTCGCGCTCCAGGTCTGGCCGGCGCCGGTCCCGCAGCCGCTCCTACAGCGGAGAGCGCCGGCACAGGAGCCTCAGTCATTCCCCCATGTCTAATCGCCGCAGGCACATCGGCAATCGG GCTAATCCAGATCCAAATGCTTGCCTGGGAGTGTTTGGCCTGAGCCTGTACACCACAGAGAGGGATCTGAGGGACGTCTTCTCTAAATACGGGCCCCTGGCGGATGTTTGCATTGTGTACGACCAGCAGTCCAGGCGTTCTAGGggctttgcttttgtttacttTGAGAACACAGCTGATGCTAAAGAG GCAAAGGACCGAGCGAATGGCATGGAGCTGGACGGTCGTAGAATCCGGGTGGATTTCTCAATCACAAAAAGACCTCACACCCCGACCCCGGGAATCTACATGGGACGTCCCACATA TGGCGGTGGTGGTGGCGGCGGTCCTGGTGGTCCCCGGCGCTATTCACGCGACTACGACCGCGGATATGACCGTGGATATGATAGAGGCGGCTATGATCGCTATGACGACAGGGACTACTACAGATCATACAG gCGAAGATCTCCATCACCATACTACAGAGGCGCATACAGATCTCGGTCAAGATCCCGGTCTTATTCTCCTC GTCGATATTGA
- the tra2b gene encoding transformer-2 protein homolog beta isoform X2, whose product MSNRRRHIGNRANPDPNACLGVFGLSLYTTERDLRDVFSKYGPLADVCIVYDQQSRRSRGFAFVYFENTADAKEAKDRANGMELDGRRIRVDFSITKRPHTPTPGIYMGRPTYGGGGGGGPGGPRRYSRDYDRGYDRGYDRGGYDRYDDRDYYRSYRRRSPSPYYRGAYRSRSRSRSYSPRRY is encoded by the exons ATGTCTAATCGCCGCAGGCACATCGGCAATCGG GCTAATCCAGATCCAAATGCTTGCCTGGGAGTGTTTGGCCTGAGCCTGTACACCACAGAGAGGGATCTGAGGGACGTCTTCTCTAAATACGGGCCCCTGGCGGATGTTTGCATTGTGTACGACCAGCAGTCCAGGCGTTCTAGGggctttgcttttgtttacttTGAGAACACAGCTGATGCTAAAGAG GCAAAGGACCGAGCGAATGGCATGGAGCTGGACGGTCGTAGAATCCGGGTGGATTTCTCAATCACAAAAAGACCTCACACCCCGACCCCGGGAATCTACATGGGACGTCCCACATA TGGCGGTGGTGGTGGCGGCGGTCCTGGTGGTCCCCGGCGCTATTCACGCGACTACGACCGCGGATATGACCGTGGATATGATAGAGGCGGCTATGATCGCTATGACGACAGGGACTACTACAGATCATACAG gCGAAGATCTCCATCACCATACTACAGAGGCGCATACAGATCTCGGTCAAGATCCCGGTCTTATTCTCCTC GTCGATATTGA